Proteins from one Chitinophaga oryzae genomic window:
- a CDS encoding DNA primase family protein, which yields MTESKVTTPPTKPEFSDTIKRLTVADILEHSRELLAQGKPLAHQLILNQLLEKVDLIDFQGIAFPHVIALREDLELVEQQMSAGNGAMKDDPIIREKAQSLRTSISKCKLKQAHYLIICVEEILRTATANRWGICRHQDFIYLYNGAYWSELNTNELKTFLGKCGEKMGIDKFKSRFYMFRDHLLKQFFDTAYLPSPIVPDNAVFINLQNGTFEITPEGTQLRDFRREDFITYQLPFAFDKAATAPLFTQYLNTVLPDVQRQTVLAEYIGYVFIHPSTLKLEKSLLLYGSGANGKSVFFEVINALLGSENVCSYSLQSLTDTTGYYRANLANKLVNYASEINGNMEASIFKQLASGEPVEARQPYGQAFNLTHYAKLIFNCNELPRDVEHTNAYFRRFLIIPFDVTIPPEAQDKELSKKIIQQELSGVFNWVLAGLRRLMEQKKFSPCDAATQQLQQYQQQSDSLLMFLEDEGYRPSRIAFLLLKNLYTQYKIFCSDNGYRVCSAKTVSERLRSQGYEMERKTPGMVVYLEK from the coding sequence ATGACAGAAAGTAAGGTAACCACTCCCCCAACCAAACCAGAGTTTTCCGACACTATAAAAAGACTGACTGTTGCCGATATCCTGGAACATAGCCGGGAATTGTTGGCCCAGGGGAAGCCGCTGGCACATCAACTGATTCTAAACCAGCTATTGGAAAAAGTAGATTTAATAGACTTCCAAGGCATAGCCTTCCCGCACGTTATAGCGTTGCGGGAAGACTTGGAATTAGTGGAACAACAGATGTCTGCCGGTAACGGAGCGATGAAAGATGATCCAATCATCCGGGAGAAGGCTCAAAGCCTGCGCACCAGCATAAGTAAATGTAAGCTCAAACAAGCCCATTACCTGATCATCTGTGTGGAGGAAATATTAAGGACGGCTACCGCCAACCGCTGGGGAATATGCCGGCATCAGGACTTTATATATCTGTACAATGGCGCGTACTGGTCGGAGCTTAACACCAACGAGCTAAAAACCTTTCTGGGAAAATGCGGCGAGAAAATGGGGATAGACAAGTTTAAAAGCCGGTTCTACATGTTCCGCGATCACCTGCTGAAACAGTTCTTTGATACCGCCTACCTACCCAGCCCGATAGTTCCCGACAATGCTGTTTTTATCAATCTGCAAAACGGCACGTTTGAGATAACGCCTGAAGGCACCCAATTACGGGACTTCCGACGCGAGGATTTCATTACCTACCAGCTTCCATTTGCTTTCGATAAAGCAGCGACGGCCCCGCTTTTCACACAGTATTTAAATACTGTGTTACCGGATGTACAGCGTCAAACCGTGTTAGCGGAATACATCGGGTACGTATTCATCCATCCCAGCACGCTTAAACTGGAGAAATCGTTGTTACTATATGGCTCAGGAGCCAACGGCAAGTCTGTCTTCTTTGAGGTCATAAACGCGCTGCTAGGCTCTGAAAACGTCTGTAGTTATAGCCTGCAAAGCCTTACAGACACCACCGGATACTACCGCGCTAACCTGGCTAATAAACTGGTAAACTATGCCAGTGAAATCAACGGAAATATGGAAGCGTCCATCTTTAAGCAACTGGCCAGCGGGGAGCCGGTAGAGGCACGGCAGCCATACGGCCAAGCCTTTAACCTCACCCATTACGCAAAGCTCATTTTTAACTGTAATGAACTGCCCAGAGATGTTGAACATACTAACGCCTATTTCCGGCGCTTCCTGATCATCCCTTTTGACGTGACGATACCACCGGAAGCCCAAGACAAAGAACTTTCTAAAAAGATCATTCAGCAGGAGCTTTCCGGCGTTTTCAATTGGGTACTGGCAGGCCTTCGCCGGCTCATGGAACAAAAAAAATTTTCTCCTTGCGATGCGGCCACACAGCAGCTACAGCAGTATCAACAGCAATCTGATAGCCTGTTGATGTTCCTGGAAGATGAGGGTTACCGGCCATCACGGATAGCGTTTTTGCTCTTGAAAAACCTTTATACACAGTATAAAATATTCTGTTCGGATAACGGTTATCGGGTCTGTTCGGCTAAAACTGTCAGCGAAAGACTCCGTAGTCAAGGGTATGAAATGGAGCGGAAGACACCGGGAATGGTAGTCTACTTAGAAAAATAA
- a CDS encoding helix-turn-helix domain-containing protein: MENLVLSSIPLEELKNVISDTVRCELSKHLEVKSQSPKTAELLTRKEAAQLLGISLPTLLDYTKSGKITGYRLGTRVRYKREELEQSLMQIRSAKQKGGLYDRK, from the coding sequence ATGGAAAATTTAGTTCTTTCTTCTATTCCTTTAGAGGAATTAAAAAATGTGATTTCTGATACGGTTCGTTGTGAATTGTCCAAACACTTAGAGGTAAAAAGCCAGTCTCCTAAGACGGCGGAATTATTAACCCGTAAAGAGGCGGCCCAATTATTAGGGATCTCCCTACCTACCCTGTTAGATTATACCAAGTCGGGAAAAATTACCGGCTACCGTCTGGGTACCAGGGTACGCTATAAGCGCGAAGAGCTGGAACAGTCTTTAATGCAAATCAGGTCTGCTAAACAAAAAGGGGGGCTTTATGACAGAAAGTAA
- a CDS encoding site-specific integrase, whose protein sequence is MDLQFYLKRPDATAITTIFARITYEGGKLKYYIPEKIDPQYWNPDTHRARETKRFPEFSEFNARLDNIAQTIKNTLRKFQNDNQNKIPMPAQLKELLDITFGKKTSVLNKDFFQYFEDFVTRTSKGERLSPKTKKKIALTTNKGYTTTLNHLKKFKAVYNRKIDFDTIDLQFHNDYIAYLTNKVSLSNNTIGDHIKRIIVILGDAKRLGINVNPSFESGYFFKPSEETDNVYLDQTELSLLEEIDLTSHPKLDRVRDLFLIGCYTGLRYSDYSTLKPEDFKDGFIEIRQTKTGKPVVIPEHPVVKKILDKYNGQLPKSISNQKTNAYLKDLGEMIPALEKECSKTYTKGGVTETLLSPKWKMISSHTARRSFATNEYLAGTPTLTIMAITGHTTEKMFMKYIKLTPKEHAVLLKMHWEKRSNKKEEPEKVF, encoded by the coding sequence ATGGATTTACAGTTTTATCTCAAACGCCCAGACGCGACAGCCATTACAACCATCTTCGCCCGTATCACTTATGAAGGTGGGAAACTGAAATACTACATTCCGGAGAAAATTGATCCACAGTACTGGAATCCGGATACACATAGAGCCAGAGAAACAAAAAGGTTTCCGGAGTTTTCGGAGTTTAACGCACGCCTGGACAACATTGCCCAAACGATCAAAAACACACTGCGCAAATTCCAGAATGACAATCAGAACAAAATCCCCATGCCGGCGCAGCTTAAAGAGTTGCTAGATATTACCTTTGGCAAGAAAACATCTGTGCTGAACAAAGATTTCTTTCAATACTTTGAAGACTTTGTAACCCGCACTTCCAAGGGCGAACGATTAAGCCCAAAGACAAAGAAGAAGATAGCACTAACCACCAATAAGGGCTATACGACGACATTAAACCATTTGAAGAAATTCAAGGCTGTATACAACCGGAAAATTGACTTTGACACCATCGATTTGCAGTTTCACAACGACTACATTGCCTACCTGACAAATAAAGTCAGCCTAAGCAATAACACCATAGGCGATCACATCAAACGGATTATCGTTATCCTGGGCGATGCAAAAAGGCTAGGTATCAATGTCAACCCATCTTTTGAAAGTGGCTACTTTTTTAAGCCTTCAGAAGAAACCGATAATGTTTACCTTGATCAAACTGAATTGTCCCTACTGGAAGAAATAGACCTTACCAGCCATCCCAAACTTGACAGGGTACGTGATCTGTTCCTGATAGGCTGCTATACCGGCCTGCGCTATTCCGATTATTCCACGTTGAAACCGGAAGATTTCAAAGACGGCTTTATAGAGATACGGCAAACAAAAACCGGTAAACCGGTGGTTATACCGGAACACCCGGTTGTCAAAAAGATACTGGATAAATATAATGGCCAGCTTCCCAAGTCCATCAGCAACCAAAAAACCAATGCTTACCTGAAAGATCTGGGGGAAATGATTCCGGCGCTGGAAAAGGAATGTAGTAAGACCTATACAAAGGGAGGTGTGACAGAAACGCTATTATCTCCCAAATGGAAAATGATCAGCTCTCATACTGCCCGGCGCTCCTTTGCCACCAACGAGTATTTGGCCGGTACCCCAACGCTTACCATTATGGCGATAACCGGGCATACCACGGAAAAAATGTTCATGAAGTATATTAAACTGACACCTAAAGAACACGCGGTACTACTCAAAATGCATTGGGAAAAAAGAAGTAATAAAAAGGAAGAACCAGAAAAAGTTTTTTGA
- a CDS encoding thiolase family protein: MQEAYIVAGYRTAVGKSKRGGFRFYRPDDLAVDVITGLLQSVPQLDPKRVDDLIVGNAVPEAEQGLQIGRMISVRALGIDVPGMTVNRYCASGLETIAIATAKIQTGMADCIIAGGTESMSLVPVAGWKTVPNYTVASTTPDYYIGMGLTAEAVANEFKVSRQDQDEFSFKSHQKALNAIKEGYFKSGILPINVEEVYVDEKGKKQKRTFTVDTDEGPRGDTSLEALGKLKPVFAAGGSVTAGNSSQTSDGAAFVIVMSERMVNELGLKPIGRLVACVSAGVHPRIMGVGPVAAVPKVLQRAGKTLQDIDLVELNEAFASQSIAVIRELGINPDIVNINGGAIALGHPLGCTGAKLTVQILNDMKRLNKKYGIVTACVGGGQGIAGIIENIA; this comes from the coding sequence ATGCAAGAAGCGTACATAGTAGCCGGCTACCGCACTGCGGTAGGTAAGTCCAAAAGGGGAGGATTTCGTTTTTACAGACCCGATGATCTGGCCGTAGATGTGATTACCGGATTGCTGCAATCCGTGCCACAGCTCGACCCTAAACGGGTAGATGACCTGATTGTGGGCAACGCCGTTCCGGAAGCGGAACAGGGACTGCAGATCGGCCGCATGATCTCGGTGCGTGCATTGGGAATCGATGTGCCGGGAATGACGGTCAACCGCTACTGCGCCTCCGGCCTGGAAACAATTGCTATCGCAACCGCTAAAATACAGACAGGGATGGCCGACTGTATCATCGCCGGTGGTACGGAAAGTATGAGCCTGGTGCCGGTGGCCGGCTGGAAAACCGTGCCCAACTACACCGTGGCCAGCACCACCCCTGACTACTATATCGGCATGGGACTCACCGCTGAAGCAGTGGCCAATGAATTTAAAGTGAGCCGCCAGGACCAGGATGAGTTCTCTTTCAAATCCCACCAGAAAGCGCTGAACGCTATCAAGGAAGGCTATTTCAAATCCGGTATACTGCCCATCAACGTGGAAGAAGTATACGTGGACGAAAAAGGTAAAAAACAGAAGCGCACCTTCACGGTAGACACCGACGAAGGACCTCGTGGAGATACTTCCCTCGAAGCGCTGGGCAAACTGAAGCCCGTGTTCGCCGCGGGGGGCTCCGTTACAGCGGGCAACTCCTCGCAGACCTCCGACGGCGCCGCTTTCGTGATCGTCATGAGCGAAAGGATGGTGAACGAGCTGGGACTGAAGCCTATCGGCCGTTTGGTCGCCTGCGTTTCTGCCGGCGTACATCCCCGTATCATGGGGGTAGGACCGGTAGCCGCCGTACCTAAAGTGCTGCAACGTGCGGGCAAGACCCTGCAGGACATCGATCTGGTGGAACTGAACGAAGCTTTCGCTTCCCAGTCCATCGCTGTGATCCGCGAACTGGGCATCAACCCCGATATCGTGAATATCAATGGTGGCGCTATCGCCCTCGGACACCCGCTGGGTTGTACCGGTGCCAAGCTCACAGTACAGATCCTCAACGACATGAAACGGCTGAATAAGAAATACGGCATCGTGACGGCCTGCGTAGGCGGCGGCCAGGGGATTGCCGGGATCATCGAAAATATTGCCTGA
- a CDS encoding DUF1800 domain-containing protein: MDRRQFLTLSPARNTRNSKAVARTATGLTPYTGAWGPQQLIHLLKRTTFGASPESIKALNGLGMQQAVDILLTAQADPTPPVNNYGADSTGVTPGATWVRAAMGDEKLEQKRIASYKAWWVGQMINQQTSIHEKMVLFWHNHFVTETTMVNDSRFIYQYNLTLRQYALGNFKALTKAITLDPCMLVYLNGYLNSKGAADENYARELHELFTVGKGPDSRYTEDDVRATARVLTGFRVDRTAIVSTFNTTQHDIGNKEFSGFYGNKVISGQTGPEGAKELDTLLDIIFAQPEVAKFICRKLYRFFVYYDIDAATETNVILPLADIFRSSGYDIKVTLNALFTSEHFFDPLNMACLIKSPVDFCIGMCREFGVTFPTDYTTQYQRWGDLHSAMGAMLQNLGDPPLVAGWDAYYQEPAFHELWINTATLPRRNQLSDGMIAAGYKNVKIDPLAFADKLSNPGDPVALVNDSLDILYRVGVSDKVKAFLKDTILLAGQSTNGYWTSAWNTYKSNPGDAANTKEVTDHLQALYKYIMNLSEYQLS; encoded by the coding sequence ATGGATCGCAGACAATTCCTGACCTTATCGCCTGCCCGCAATACGCGGAACAGCAAAGCTGTTGCCCGTACGGCAACCGGATTGACCCCCTACACCGGCGCCTGGGGCCCCCAGCAGCTCATTCACCTGCTCAAACGGACTACCTTCGGGGCGTCGCCGGAAAGTATCAAAGCCCTCAACGGCCTTGGTATGCAGCAGGCAGTGGACATACTGCTCACTGCGCAGGCAGATCCCACTCCGCCGGTGAATAATTACGGGGCCGACAGCACCGGCGTAACACCCGGCGCCACCTGGGTAAGAGCCGCCATGGGCGACGAAAAACTGGAACAAAAAAGAATCGCTTCCTATAAAGCCTGGTGGGTCGGACAGATGATCAACCAACAGACAAGCATACACGAGAAAATGGTGCTCTTCTGGCACAATCATTTCGTGACGGAAACCACCATGGTAAACGACAGCCGCTTCATCTACCAGTACAACCTGACACTCCGTCAATATGCGCTGGGCAATTTTAAGGCGCTGACCAAAGCAATTACCCTGGACCCCTGTATGCTGGTGTATCTCAATGGATACCTGAACTCCAAAGGCGCGGCTGATGAAAACTACGCCCGTGAGTTACACGAACTATTTACCGTCGGCAAAGGCCCTGATTCGCGATATACAGAAGACGACGTGAGAGCGACCGCCCGCGTGCTCACCGGCTTCCGCGTAGACCGTACGGCCATCGTCAGCACTTTTAATACCACCCAACACGATATCGGCAACAAAGAATTCTCCGGTTTCTATGGTAATAAAGTCATCTCCGGCCAAACCGGCCCTGAAGGCGCTAAAGAGCTGGATACGCTGCTGGATATCATTTTCGCGCAGCCGGAAGTCGCCAAATTCATCTGCCGTAAACTCTATCGCTTCTTTGTATACTACGATATAGACGCTGCCACGGAAACCAATGTGATCCTGCCGTTGGCAGATATCTTCCGGAGCAGCGGTTACGACATTAAAGTCACGCTCAACGCGCTGTTTACCAGCGAGCATTTCTTTGATCCGCTCAACATGGCCTGCCTGATAAAGAGCCCGGTGGATTTCTGCATCGGCATGTGCCGCGAATTCGGTGTGACATTCCCCACCGACTATACCACCCAATACCAGCGCTGGGGCGACCTGCATAGCGCCATGGGCGCCATGCTCCAGAATCTGGGAGATCCGCCGCTGGTAGCCGGCTGGGACGCTTACTACCAGGAACCAGCTTTCCATGAATTGTGGATCAACACAGCTACACTGCCCCGAAGAAACCAGTTGAGCGATGGAATGATCGCCGCCGGCTATAAAAACGTGAAGATCGATCCGCTGGCCTTTGCGGATAAGCTGTCCAATCCCGGCGACCCGGTAGCACTCGTCAACGACTCGCTGGATATCCTCTATCGTGTAGGCGTGTCCGATAAGGTGAAAGCGTTCCTGAAAGATACCATCCTGCTGGCCGGACAAAGTACCAACGGCTACTGGACCAGCGCCTGGAACACCTACAAATCCAATCCCGGCGACGCTGCCAACACCAAAGAGGTGACCGATCACCTGCAAGCCCTTTACAAATACATCATGAACCTTTCAGAATATCAATTGTCCTGA